The sequence below is a genomic window from Nitrospira sp..
GTGGCGACATGTTGCCGTTCGCGCTGTCCGGCGAGGTTCAATTCGGTGGCGAGTGCGCGCAACTGTTCCCGCGACTGGGTGAGTTCGCGCGTGCGTCCTGCCACACGATGTTCGAGTTCAGCGGCACACCGCTGCAGTTCCGCTTCAGCCTGTTTCCGTTCGGTAATATCGTAGTTGATGCCGATCATGCGCATGGGACGGCCTTGCTCATCCGTCACCGCGGCGCCCTCTCCGGCCAACCAGTGAACCGCGCCGTCAGGATGCACCACGCGAAATTCTGCCTTGAACAGACCGGTTTCCTGAGCGCGCTGCGCCGCGGTGCGCACCCGGGCCACATCGTCGGGATGGACGGCTTCGTAGAACTCCTTCTGGTGATTGATCGGATGGCCAGTCTGCCGCCCAAAGAGTTCGCATTGTTTCGCGTCCCATGTCGTCGCCTCGGTCTGCAGATTCAGATCCCAGGCACCCATGCGTCCGGCCGCCATGGCGAGCCGCAACCGTTCCTCGCTGCCTCGTAAGTTCTCATCGGCCTGGGTTCGGGCGATGGCCAGCGCCAAGGTTGTGGCCAAGGCGTGGGACCATTCGAGCTCCGCCTCCGTCACGCGGCGAGGCCGATCGAAATACACCATGAATTTGCCGAGCAATCGGCTACGGTAGGTGAGGGGTATGAACGCGAGGGCCTGGATGCCCTCCCGCCGGATCGTGGCCAGTAACTCCGGCGCGAAATCGCCGGACGCGACATCGTCAATGCACAGCGGCAGAGGAGATGTCTGATCAGCGGGCCAGGGGGAATGCCCTTCGACCGCGCGTCGGTATTCCGAAGACAGACCCTGTGAAGCGTGGAACCGCATCACGCCTCCACCGTCGATGAGGAGGATGGACGCCCGATCCGCGGAAAGCGATTCCGCCATCGCCTGCAAGGCCTGCTCGTAGAGGCGCGCCGGTGGTTCCGCGCGGTTCACGGCGTTGGCCAGCTCGTAGAGCCATTGTTGGCGCCGGTTAACGATCAACAACTGCGCTTCTTGCCGCTTGCGGTCGCTGATGTCAAGTCCGACGCCCAAAATGGAGCGCAGTTCATGTCCTTCCCTGACTCCACCGACGCTCACACTCATCCACACAGGCGTGCCGTCTTTCCGGCGGTACCGTTTCTCGATCACGAAGCCGGGGCCGCCTTGCACGAGCCGGTGGAACAGGGCGAGAGTTCGCGGGAGGTCGTCAGGATCCGTCACGTCCTCAAGGCGCATGGCAAGGAGCTCGGATTCCGCATAGCCCAGCACATCGCAAAAGCGTTGGTTGACGAATTCAAATCGGCCGGTCAGATCGGTTTGCGCGACCGTGGCGGTGGCCTGATTGACGATGGCCCGTAACCGTGCCTCTCCGGCGGCCACCCGGTCGTCGGCCTCTGCGCGGCCCTGTGCTGGCTTCCCCGGCGCCGAGAGGCGAGTCGATTCCTCGCACGCATCGAAGAGGTCCATGGAATCGGGCTTGGTGAAACAGCGATCAAGGGTGGAGGAGAAGGCGACGGGCCATTGTTCGATGGGGCCCAAGGGAGTCTGTGACCAATCGAATGCCCGGATACGTTCCTCCATGTCGCTTCCAGCCGGCCAATTGGAGGGCTCTCGTGCATTCATCGTGGAGCCAGGAATCACGCCAAGGCAGCTGCCGGCGTCGAAGGGTGGAGGGATTGCGGACATCTATCTGTGGATGCTCACGTGGCGCTGAAGGTTGTACCATCCGGTCGAGTTCTCTCCCCACTAGTGAAACCCCTAGTCGATCGCAAACCGTCCAGGATCGGGCATTTCCGACTAGTCACCGTGATGGGGTGAAAGCATCGTGGGGAGGTGGAAGTAGTTCCGGCGGGGGTTGTTCCAGGACACCAATTGCCTGTTGTTTGGAGTCGAGTTTGACAGTCAAGCGCTCCCCGATGGAGAGATGGCGGAAGAGGGCAGGGTTCGGAATGGAAAAGGAGACGGTCTTGCCCATATCCGTCGTGAGGCGGCCGGTTCGTTGTTCCAGGTTCATGTCTTCGAGGAGACCGGACACCGTTTCGGAGGACGGCTCAGGCCGGTCGGCGGCCAGTGCGACGAATCCAGATCGGACATCGTCATGGTGCCGTATGGGAGGTGGTATCGTGGGAGGCAAGGGAATCGGGTCTGATGGCTTGGGTGGCACGGTCGGGCCAGGACCAGGCTGGGGAACCGGCGCCGGTACATCTACCGCGCCGGCCGGTCTTCCTGCCATCATCAGTCCAGTGAGAACCAGTATTCCGAGAGCATGCTGTCGCATGAGAGACCTTTCGGTGCGCCTCGACCGCCCTTAGGCCGACGAGGGTACGTCATGCGTTGCCGGTCGAAGCCGCGGGAATGGTTTCCGCCACCATTTGATGGCAAAGCGCGGCGCAATGGCGGCATTCCTTCGCGCATTCGCCGCAGAGCGCATGGTGCGGCGCGTGTTGCTCGCAGAGCCCCGCGCACAACTCACATATTTCCGCGCATAGGGCGCAGATGCGGATGGCGAACGCCGAGCTTCGACCCATCCATTGAGCGGCGAGGAGACAGATATCCGCACAGTCCCGACAGAGTCTGATGCAACGCACCATCAAATCATCCTGGTCTTCATGGGGCATGCCGATCATGTCGTCCGCGCAGGTATTGCAAACGTGCGCGCAATCCATACAGGCCTGGATGCACTCGATGGTATGTTGCTGGAGAGAATGGGTGACCGGTGCCATGCTCGCCTCCTTGGATGGTCACGTGCGGATATGATCTCCTGTCACCATACGCCCGTCTCGACGGCCCGCCCACTAGGAAAACCGCTCGTTTCTTTGCTGTCTCGACTAGGGAGATGACTAGCTCAGAATAGACGAATCGCCGTTGTACAGTGGCTGGCACATGGACGCGAATGCATGGGCAATAGGCACCGTGACGGATGACCCGCCAACCGGTCAATCGGCAACGACAGCAGGGTGTCACCGGCCCCTCGATGGCCCCCCTCGCAACTCAGACGGACTTCCGCCGCCGATTCTGCGCTGTGGATCGACGTGCTGGCGCATCGAACCAGCCGAGCGAGCCACGTTCCTCGTCGACGGCGACGCATATTTTCGAACCTTCCGGGACGTGGCCTTACAGGCCCAGCAGAGCATCTACATCGCGGGCTGGGACCTCGACACGCAAGTGGAACTCATACGCGAGGGCGAGGAGCGCGCATCGCTACCATCCAAACTCGGAGAATTTCTGACTGCGCTGCTGCGGCGTCGGCGCCGTTTGAACATCCATGTCCTCAATTGGGACTTTGCGATGATCTATGCCCTTGAGCGTGAATGGATGCCGGCGGCCCAGGCGGGCTGGAGTGGCCATCGCCGCCTGCTATATCGGATGGACGGACAGCATCCGCTGGGCGCCTCTCACCATCAGAAAATTGTCGTCATCGACGATACGGTCGCATTCGTGGGCGGGCTGGATCTGACGAAATCCCGATGGGATACGCCTGCCCACGTCGTTCGTGATCCACGCCGGCTGGATGCCGATGGACTGGCCTATCCGCCGTTTCACGATGTGCAGATGATGGTCGCTGGGGAAGCGGCCTCCGCGCTTGGTGATCTGTTCCGTGCCCGCTGGCGGGTCGCCTCGAGCCGCCGCCTGCCCGCACCAACGCGACGCCCGGTCGCGGACTTGTGGCCCGAGACCCTGCCGCCAGATGTGGAGCGATGCCAGGTGGGGCTGATGCGCACTCAACCAGCATTCGCGGGGCAGCCGGAGGTGCGGGAGATCGAACAGGCCTATGTGGAAGCCATCAAACGTGCGCGCGAGGCGATCTACATCGAATCGCAATACTTCACCTCCCACGCCGTCGGACGTGCACTGGCTGCACGGCTGTCCGAACATGAGGGGCCTGAAGTGGTGCTGGTGCTGCGCCACAATTGCGACGGATGGTTGGAGCGTCAAACGATGGACAGTTTGCGGACAAAGGTGCTGCATGATCTGGAGCTCGCCGATCACTATGGACGATTGTGCGTCTGCGCTCCGACCGTGTCCGGGGGTGATGGAACCGAATGGGTGGCGATCCATAGCAAGCTGCTGATCGTCGACGACGAATTTCTCTGTCTGGGTTCAGCGAATTGTTCGAATCGCTCCATGGGATTCGATACCGAATGCAATCTCGCCCTGGAGTCGCGGGGCGATCCCCGGCTGCAGGCGGCCATCGCCGGGTTGCGAAACCGGCTGATCGCCGAACATCTCGGCGTCGAGCCCACGCGGCTCGCCGGGGACGTGCGGCGCTGCGGCTCGCTCATCCAGGCCATCCACACATTGCGCGGTGGACTGCGGAGTCTGGAGAACGGGTGTTTCATCGGCGGCGAACCGGTGACCGTGATTCCGGAGCAGCGCCTGATCGATCCGGAACGTCCGATGGGTGTGCAGGATGTGTTCGACAGCATTGTGCCCGCTCCGGCACGCCAGGACTTGAGCCGAAGACTTCTGGCCGGGTATGTGTTGTTGGCCGCGATCGGGCTCTTGGCGCTCACGTGGCGGTGGATGCCTGTCGACAACTGGCTCCAGACGAGCGGGGCCATCGCCCAACTCCAGGCAATGAGACATAGCCCACTGGGGCTGTGCGCACTGTTGGCGGGATACGTGCTCGGCGGGCTGGTGGCGCTGCCCATCACGCTCTTGATCGTGCTGACCTTGCTGGCATGTGGACCGTGGATGGGAATGGGTTCCGCCTTAGCCGGATCGTTGCTGAGCGCGGCGACGCTGTTCTGGCTGGGCCGCACGCTCGGGCGTTATCACGTGCAGCGGTTTGCCGGTCGGCGCGTGGCCTATCTCAGCCGGCGATTGGCGCAGGGTGGAGTGTGGACGATGTTTCTGCTCCGGATGATTCCCATCGCTCCCTTTTCGATCGTGAATCTCGTGGCGGGATCCACCTCGATCTCTCTGCGCGAGTTCTTATTGGGAACGGCGTTGGGGATGAGCCCGGGGATTCTCTTGTTTTCCGCCATGCTGTACGGCGTTGGGGGAACCCTGGACGCTCCGACTCCATTGAGTCTGGTCGGCTGGGGATTGTTCGTTGGCCTGACATGGAGTCTGATCCGGTATCTCTCGCGACACCTGCCGCCCATGCGGCCGAAATCGGAGGTCGGAACCGCACACATCACCAGTCCCGCGCCATAGCTTGAGCTTGGCAGATGGACGCGCGCCCATGCAGCTACGAGTGGCCTCCTACAATATTCACCGAGCAATCGGGAAAGATGGGCAGTATCAGCCTGAGAGGATTCTTCGCGTGTTGTCGGAAATACATGCGGACATCGTCGCCCTGCAGGAAATCGACCTCCTGGAACCAGGCCGCATGCAGCTGCTGCCTTGGTTGGCGGCGCGGATCAACATGTTGGGCATTGCCGGGCCGGTGCGGTCGCGAGGAACCTGCGAGTACGGCAATGCCTTGCTCACCCGGTTTCCGGTGACCGGAGTGCGGCGATTGGACTTGTCCGTTGGGTTCCATGAACCCCGTGACGCGTTGGCCGTCGATCTACAGGTGGAAGGCCGCACGATGCATGTCGTCACGACTCATCTGGGCTTGTGGCCCAGCGAACGTCCGGTTCAGGCTGAACGATTGCGGAAACTGCTGGCGCCGAACCGGCACGAGCTCACCATTCTCATGGGTGATCTGAATGAATGGAACGCGCGTGGAAAAGCCCTGCGCAGCCTCGGCCGGCTGTTCGGCGCGGCGTGCGCTCCGGCCACGTTTCCGGCCCGTTGCCCGATCCTCGCGCTGGATCGCATTTGGATTGCGCCCGCCCAGGCCATGGTGCGTGTGGACGTGCACGACACCCCGCTGAGCCGCCTGTCTTCTGATCATCTGCCCATTAAGGCCGATATCCGCTTCCCGCATGGACCGGTTCCAACGACTCGGCTACCGGTGGCGTAAGCGCCACGGGGCTGCTCTCTCGCCGTGAAAACTTGCTTGCGCAGCCGGGGCAGTAGGCATGCGTTAAACGGTAGTCGCCGCTTCGAAGGTGATGGATCTGAAGGTAGGCGGCGAGCGGACCCCATTCCTGGCCGAGCCGCGCTTTCATGGAATCATCGCGGACGTTGTTGCACACACAACAGATCGCGATAAATCGTTCTTGGCTCATGATGACCTCCTCTCAAGGGTCAACGGTGTGACGTCGCTCGGTCCAATGATGTCCGTCTCAGCTCCCTTCTCACGACGATCGCAGAAGCCGCTACTGCACGGTCACCGACCCATGCGAATTGGCGAGATGGGTTTTGGCGTCGGATGAGGTGTTCACCGAATAGTTGACGGTGCCGATCCTGGTAAAGCAGAGACCGGCCGTTTCATTGCTGGCCAGTTTGGTGCTGTTGTCGAACCCCATCCCCATGGCTTTTGAAAATCCGTTCCGGCAGGAGACGGCATGGTCGACGGCTTGATCGATCGTGACGGTCACCGGGTCCTGCCGTTGATTGATCCATCGGATTTCATCGCCCGCATGAACCGTCAGCCGGTCCGGAGAGATGGTGTCGTTGATCACAATGTTTTTGACCATTCCCGTTTTTGTTCCCGCCTCCGTTTCCGACGCGGTCTTGGTCGCGGTGGGAGAATGGGAACAGCCGCTCAAACCAAGTACGCACAACGCCGCGACTGCATGCGTGATCCTGTTCATGTGGTATCCCTCCGGTAGCCGTGCCGTTTCGTGTGGCGCACTTCTCCGACGTGAGAACTCACAGTCTCACAGTCTGCTTTCCTTACATACTCGGGATACCCCCAGTGGGCGACCTTTCTGCAACTGGGGTATGGCTGAAAGGAGTGGAGTGACACGGTCAATGGATAGATCGATGAAGTCCGAACGCGGAAGGACAATGAAGGCGATGGTACCGATCACCGCATGGCCGCAACGGCTGTCCGGTCCGCTGCTCTGGATGCTCCTGGCGGCGGTTTCTCTGACTGGGTGCGCCTTGACCCTGACCTATCGCCATGCGGATTGGCTCATTGAATGGCAGGCGGATCACTATGTCGATCTGACCTCGGGACAGCGGAAAGATGTGCGGGCGAGGACCCAGCAGCTTCTCCGTCAGCACCGCGTCGAGGCCCTTCCCCAGTATGCGGAATTTTTTGGTGATCTCAAAGAACGGGTGCGGCGGGGGCTCACCCAGGATGATCTGGAATGGGGCTATGTGGCGCTTGATCGGTTCCGGCTTGACCTCGTGAATCTCGCGCTTCCGCATGTCAGCGCGCTGGTGAACACCATGACAGCTACGCAGGTGCGGCATGTCGAACAGGTGCTCCATCGAGAGGAACGAAAAGCCCGTGAATCGATGCCCATGTCAGGCGATGCCCGCGGCGAAGCGCGAGCCGAGAAGGCCCTAGATTGGGCGCGGAAATGGGTGGGGCCGTTGACCGCATGGCAGAAGGCCCAATTGCGGGCCGGCGTGCAGAGGCTTCCAGATGTGGATCCCGTCTGGTTGGAGTCGCGAGGGCAACGCCGGAATGAATTGATCGCCCTGCTACGTGATGCGAGCAAGAGCCATGTGGAGGAAGATCTGCGTCGCATCGTCAATCCAAGGGGAGATGAGGTGTCGCCGATACGATTGCAGATGGACAGGGAATGGCGAGCTGGTGTGAGCGCGGTCCTGCTGGAACTCGATGGCATGTTGACGCTTCGGCAACGGCATCACTTGATTCATTCCATTGAGGAGCTCATTGATGTCATCTGGTCATTGAGTCGCGCCGCCTGATCAGAAATGAACGACGCCAATCAACCACAGGATCAGAATAAGGCTGATCGGCACTCCCCATCTCTACAAGATGGTCGGCATGGGCGGCTCCTTTGCGCACAGGTGATTCGAAGAAGGGGTGGGGAGGAAAAGACGCCGGGTAGTCACGCGACGCCTTTTCCTCCGCGCTAGAGCGGACAAGTCCAATCGGGACGGGAAAGGACCTGTGCGCTCTTGGCCCCACCATGCAATGGTTTCTGATCTCGGGATACTAGGTGTCTCCCTGGAGCGGAAACGGAGATACGCACGGGAGAGACGGCATGGCCGGTCGCGTGGAACCAAGCTGGTGGAGGCGACGGATGCACATGTGCCTGGGTCTGTGTTGTGCCGCGTCGCTCGCCGGATGCACGAGCGCCGCCCCCGCGGCCTCACACAAATCGGCCACGGAATGGAGTCAGCATTGTGTGCAAACATCGACGAAGCGACATCCTCCAGCCTTCCCCAGGGAAAACCAGGCAGGCGGAAGTCCATCCGGTCGAGCTGCGGCGACGTTCACGAATGATGCGCTGCGGGTGGCGGACATCATTGGCGTGCTGCCGGTCCTCAATGAGCTCGCTGAACTGGATGCATCGGGCCCGCCTGCTTCGGTGAGCCGGTTGATGCGCCGCCAACAATTGACCGATCGTGTCCTCGTGACCCTGTTCGAAGTCGCTTCATCCACGGCCGAATTGACCTGTGAGCGGGATCGGGCGGACCAGGTCGCGGATCGCATGGATGAGGTGGACAATGCCAGGGTCAAGCATCTCACGGTGGCGTCCATCGTGTTTGGGGGTATTGCCGGGGTCATCTCCGGCGCCGTGGGCTTGGCGGCCGGGGCTAGTGTCGTGGGGGAGGCCGCCGATGTCGGTGGAGGCGTCCTGGCCTCCTGGTTCGGCCTCTCCGCGCTGTTTACCCCCGGTCATCTTTTCTCCGACCGTCTGGCGATTCCTGCACTATGGCGACGGAACAGGGGATGACCGGCCGCTTGTGCAGGTGATCGAAGCCTGGCGTCAGGGAAGCCGCTTGGGTGAACGGGATTCACCGGAGGAACAGCGGCGGCAGACGTTGTTTTTCGGGACAGGCGGCCGGTATACGTCCCCGGAATTGCGGGCCTGGGCCTCGATGCTGGAAACGTTGGAAGCCGCGATCCGCTTGATGCATGAGGAGCTCGAAATCTTTCTCAGGGAAATGGCCGACTACGAGAGCTCATTGGTCTCATCAGATCATTTGCTGCCGAGGTGAATCATGCGCACGGAACACATGTTGCACCAGGATTCGAGTCTCTTCTGCCGGATCGCGAATGACGTCTCGCGCCTCTTGGGAAGTCTCACGGCTTTCGGTGTGGCCGTCGGCATCGTGGTGCTCTGGGGCGTGAGCGGGCCGCTGTTCGAGTATAGCGACAGTTGGCAGCTTGTCATCAATACCGGCACGACGATCGTGACGTTTTTGATGGTGTTTCTGATCCAGAACACCCAGAACCGGGACAGTGCCGCGATTCAGTTGAAGCTGGACGAAATCATCCGGTGCACACAAGGGGCGCACAACGCCTTGCTGGATCTCGAACGGCTGAGTGTGAAGGATCTCGATGAACTGCGGCGCCGGTATGAAACATTGGCGGAGCAGGCCCGTCTCGGCGCGCAGGATGGGCGGCGAGACACGGACACACCGGACATGCCGCTCGGCCAGCCCCGCTCCTGAGTACTACACGGGATGTTTCGTGGCGATTGGACTGAGATTCGCGGTCGCTGGCCCATTCAGGACCGTGCCGAACTTGTCGAAGCGGGATCCATGGCAGGGACAGTCCCATGTGGCTTCCGTGTGGTTCCAGGCCACGATGCAGTTCAGATGCGGGCAGACGGCGGAGCACTTGTGCAGGGTGCCATGCTCGTCACGATAGGCTGCAATCTTGCTGAGTCCCTCTCTGAGCACGGCTCCCTGCCCGTTGGTGATCTCTTCCTCGCTCTCGACGTCGCCGCGGGTGACCCA
It includes:
- a CDS encoding PAS domain S-box protein, which encodes MEERIRAFDWSQTPLGPIEQWPVAFSSTLDRCFTKPDSMDLFDACEESTRLSAPGKPAQGRAEADDRVAAGEARLRAIVNQATATVAQTDLTGRFEFVNQRFCDVLGYAESELLAMRLEDVTDPDDLPRTLALFHRLVQGGPGFVIEKRYRRKDGTPVWMSVSVGGVREGHELRSILGVGLDISDRKRQEAQLLIVNRRQQWLYELANAVNRAEPPARLYEQALQAMAESLSADRASILLIDGGGVMRFHASQGLSSEYRRAVEGHSPWPADQTSPLPLCIDDVASGDFAPELLATIRREGIQALAFIPLTYRSRLLGKFMVYFDRPRRVTEAELEWSHALATTLALAIARTQADENLRGSEERLRLAMAAGRMGAWDLNLQTEATTWDAKQCELFGRQTGHPINHQKEFYEAVHPDDVARVRTAAQRAQETGLFKAEFRVVHPDGAVHWLAGEGAAVTDEQGRPMRMIGINYDITERKQAEAELQRCAAELEHRVAGRTRELTQSREQLRALATELNLAGQRERQHVATELHDYLSQLLALSQIRLAQAMQYPMVPALNRTLCDLQQVTDQALTYTRTLVAQLSPPILKEFGLPLALRWLAEQMLQRELRVALDVCPTPLSLPEDQAMLLFQSVRELLMNVLKHAGAPEAAITILVQDGQLQITVRDQGVGFAHAEQAALPGHGAVPGFGLFSIRERMLALGGRLDLTSQPGLGTTATLVMPLLDQQEPSDPLPEVRAPVTPASTRAPDGQPPQETGRIRVLIADDHAMVRQGLCGLLDGYQDIHVTGEAGNGREAVALATQLRPDVVLMDVTMPGMDGIEATRLIKEILPDTIVIGLSVQNAPHVGLAMREAGALAFLNKDVAVEDLYHTIATARTPS
- a CDS encoding four-helix bundle copper-binding protein; its protein translation is MAPVTHSLQQHTIECIQACMDCAHVCNTCADDMIGMPHEDQDDLMVRCIRLCRDCADICLLAAQWMGRSSAFAIRICALCAEICELCAGLCEQHAPHHALCGECAKECRHCAALCHQMVAETIPAASTGNA
- a CDS encoding VTT domain-containing protein; this translates as MDANAWAIGTVTDDPPTGQSATTAGCHRPLDGPPRNSDGLPPPILRCGSTCWRIEPAERATFLVDGDAYFRTFRDVALQAQQSIYIAGWDLDTQVELIREGEERASLPSKLGEFLTALLRRRRRLNIHVLNWDFAMIYALEREWMPAAQAGWSGHRRLLYRMDGQHPLGASHHQKIVVIDDTVAFVGGLDLTKSRWDTPAHVVRDPRRLDADGLAYPPFHDVQMMVAGEAASALGDLFRARWRVASSRRLPAPTRRPVADLWPETLPPDVERCQVGLMRTQPAFAGQPEVREIEQAYVEAIKRAREAIYIESQYFTSHAVGRALAARLSEHEGPEVVLVLRHNCDGWLERQTMDSLRTKVLHDLELADHYGRLCVCAPTVSGGDGTEWVAIHSKLLIVDDEFLCLGSANCSNRSMGFDTECNLALESRGDPRLQAAIAGLRNRLIAEHLGVEPTRLAGDVRRCGSLIQAIHTLRGGLRSLENGCFIGGEPVTVIPEQRLIDPERPMGVQDVFDSIVPAPARQDLSRRLLAGYVLLAAIGLLALTWRWMPVDNWLQTSGAIAQLQAMRHSPLGLCALLAGYVLGGLVALPITLLIVLTLLACGPWMGMGSALAGSLLSAATLFWLGRTLGRYHVQRFAGRRVAYLSRRLAQGGVWTMFLLRMIPIAPFSIVNLVAGSTSISLREFLLGTALGMSPGILLFSAMLYGVGGTLDAPTPLSLVGWGLFVGLTWSLIRYLSRHLPPMRPKSEVGTAHITSPAP
- a CDS encoding endonuclease/exonuclease/phosphatase family protein is translated as MQLRVASYNIHRAIGKDGQYQPERILRVLSEIHADIVALQEIDLLEPGRMQLLPWLAARINMLGIAGPVRSRGTCEYGNALLTRFPVTGVRRLDLSVGFHEPRDALAVDLQVEGRTMHVVTTHLGLWPSERPVQAERLRKLLAPNRHELTILMGDLNEWNARGKALRSLGRLFGAACAPATFPARCPILALDRIWIAPAQAMVRVDVHDTPLSRLSSDHLPIKADIRFPHGPVPTTRLPVA
- a CDS encoding low affinity iron permease family protein → MRTEHMLHQDSSLFCRIANDVSRLLGSLTAFGVAVGIVVLWGVSGPLFEYSDSWQLVINTGTTIVTFLMVFLIQNTQNRDSAAIQLKLDEIIRCTQGAHNALLDLERLSVKDLDELRRRYETLAEQARLGAQDGRRDTDTPDMPLGQPRS